In Dermacentor silvarum isolate Dsil-2018 chromosome 10, BIME_Dsil_1.4, whole genome shotgun sequence, the genomic stretch GAAATTGCCTTCGTCGGGGTTTGAGAGGGTATAAACAAAATATCCATCGAAGTTGATTTCCGCCTTGAACTTGCAAGCCTGCATGGTGTAAAGTAAGAGAAACTGTTTTCTTAAGGTCTTGTCTAAAAGTTAACGCTCACGCATAAGATGGTCTACCAATTGTacgctttcatttcccttttcctcaTGATTTCAAAATTTTATTTAAGATGCAAAATTTCTCACATTACTTCCTTGTCTTTATTGTCTACTGACTGTAAGTTGCAGCAACAGCAAAAAAAATGATCCCCGTGGAGTCCTTTATTCTTCTGCCTCATCGAGCGCCTTGACAAACTTTGTCATGGGCACTAAACAGACCGTCCTAAAGTTTTCAGTTCTTCTTTCTtattcgtccttttttttttgaatgcgaaagcattaacggCTCACGAGGCCGAAAATGCGGCGTTGGCATGACCACACGATGGTCCAAGAACGCTAAGAACCCTCAACCTGTGGCGGGAGTTGAACCCAGGGTGTCATATGGTGttaggcacaggtaattaagacaTGTAATTAAGGCACCCGAAGCCACAATTGTCGGTGTTAACTAAAGCGAGGTTAATTATTTCACAGTTAATTGAGATAGAGTTAAAGcacccgaacccacgacctttgccATTGATTAAGGCACAAGTAATTAAGGCtgagttaattagggcactcgtaTCCACGACCTTTCGCGGGTCGTGGGTTCCCACGAGCTTTcttcgcaatgctttcgcattcatccaagCAGGattaactaagtgccccttgattATTTTTTATCCTTCCTACCCCTTTTACACTTGGCACAGTACGGGGTCTCCAACCATGGATATCCTCCCGTTAACCTCATTTTCTTTGCCTCAATctctctcatcatcatcatcatcatcagcctatgtttatctCTCTCATTGAAGTACAAATGGTTAACTTGCCTTGACGAGCTTCCGGCGCACATGCCTGGTGGTGCGGCCCCACCTTTCATCTGCTGACTCTTCAGTGACGTCATTGATGTCAAACTTGAGTAACTTCCGCCTTAGGCCACTGTATAGTACGGGAACGAGTTCTTCGACTTTCATAGAGAAAGCACTCTTTATGCCACGGCTGATCCTCCAGTGGAAAAACCCGGCGCAATCTCGCTCTCTTGTTTTCAACGAGGACGCTCCCTTGCATTCGGAGTAACTGGTCCACGCTATTTTCGCTTTTACAGGGTGTCTGCGCAAAAGAACCGGAAAAATAAGTAACTACCTTGTTCGGTGCGTTCTGAAGCCCACTGTGTACAAGTACTAAAGGCAACTTGCGTATTGCGGCCATTTGATTGCGGCATTTACGGAATGGCCGCAACTAGGAAAATAATACGTAACAAAGCTGCACTTGTCTTAAATCCTAAAAGAAAAGGCAACTAAGCACACATTTTGCCATTATTTCATCCAGTCTGTCAGCCATGTATCTCTAATAAATTCTTTATTGACTTCGTCATTTGTTCATTTACTGTATAAGTAGAGTCGCACACGTACAAATTTGGTATAAGAAATTAGTGCAATAAAAGCAAATACAGTGGCGTACTCATTAGCAAAGTGCATATTTATTCGTGGTTCCACAACTGTAATTAGCGCCTCTACTCCGACAAAATTTGGTACCACTCTGAAAGGACGACAAGCTTCAATTCAACTTACTTTCCTGGAGGATCGTTGTAGTTCCAATAACTGTACTTTTCTGTAAGACCCCAGGTACTGACGTGACCTTT encodes the following:
- the LOC119466594 gene encoding uncharacterized protein LOC119466594; translation: MDYAPVTFLTVVFLCTANGDPSILGDHHWVFLEELAKQYIKKMNATHKGHVSTWGLTEKYSYWNYNDPPGKHPVKAKIAWTSYSECKGASSLKTRERDCAGFFHWRISRGIKSAFSMKVEELVPVLYSGLRRKLLKFDINDVTEESADERWGRTTRHVRRKLVKACKFKAEINFDGYFVYTLSNPDEGNFRWILVSISQLADSSKGLEEKGDKLSYVAKGIYVERILCYGHKK